A genome region from Aliivibrio salmonicida LFI1238 includes the following:
- a CDS encoding ParB N-terminal domain-containing protein, with the protein MNKIEKVLSILNELDEIDFCDFDTKSRVDIFNILSDLSYKIVDIKHPVLNVKLISSSLIRDNDYNPNIMASPEYKLLKHSIKKDGLTMPIIVSESDGYIHKIIDGSHRVKIIKNNLDIKNSFHSYIPTVSLIHSYSEQITSSVRHNVARGSHQVELTSKLIMKLKQSSWNNKKICEELGMDPDEVLRMQQITGLADAYKDEDFSFAWK; encoded by the coding sequence ATGAATAAAATTGAAAAAGTATTATCTATTTTAAATGAACTTGATGAAATAGATTTTTGCGATTTTGATACAAAAAGTCGCGTTGACATTTTCAATATACTATCTGACTTGTCATATAAAATTGTTGATATTAAACATCCAGTTTTAAATGTGAAGTTAATTAGTTCCAGTTTAATTAGAGATAATGACTACAACCCTAATATTATGGCATCTCCTGAGTATAAATTATTAAAGCATTCAATTAAAAAAGATGGCTTAACTATGCCAATAATCGTATCTGAAAGTGATGGTTATATACATAAAATAATTGATGGTTCTCATCGAGTTAAAATTATAAAAAATAATCTCGATATTAAAAACTCATTTCATAGCTATATACCTACAGTCAGCTTAATTCATTCTTATAGCGAACAAATAACATCCTCTGTGAGGCATAACGTAGCAAGAGGCTCTCACCAAGTTGAGTTAACTTCTAAATTAATAATGAAACTAAAGCAATCGTCATGGAACAATAAAAAAATATGCGAAGAATTAGGAATGGACCCCGATGAGGTCTTAAGAATGCAGCAAATTACAGGTTTAGCAGATGCGTATAAAGATGAAGATTTTTCTTTTGCTTGGAAATAA
- a CDS encoding DUF3440 domain-containing protein gives MVISNTRILGYYKFELPEGYSYKTYSKYLLRTMPPHLEKHYRERIYKFLSWWRKNKNKTGIYSIPDFGDKKLEAGKKIPSWRRICKVLIKNDYWCYGLSFGQNKKLTNYYTEIYEDYKNNRIGV, from the coding sequence ATGGTTATATCAAATACTCGAATTTTAGGATATTATAAATTTGAATTACCTGAAGGCTATAGTTATAAAACTTACAGTAAATATTTACTTCGAACAATGCCACCTCACTTAGAAAAGCATTACCGTGAAAGAATATACAAATTTTTATCATGGTGGAGGAAAAATAAAAATAAAACTGGAATTTACTCAATCCCTGATTTCGGTGATAAAAAATTAGAGGCGGGTAAAAAAATACCAAGTTGGCGGAGAATATGTAAAGTATTAATAAAAAATGATTATTGGTGCTATGGTTTATCATTTGGACAAAATAAAAAGTTAACTAATTACTATACAGAAATATATGAAGACTATAAAAATAACAGGATCGGTGTATGA
- a CDS encoding phosphoadenosine phosphosulfate reductase domain-containing protein: protein MKIGLEYDVNTAARQRINVILDGFEHFYVSFSGGKDSGVLLNLVIEESRKRNRLPVDVLIIDLEAQYKCTIEYINEMVSKNEINAFWVCLPLSLRNSVSQFQPKWICWDPGVSNKWLRDFPDSDAVIKNTDYFPFYTFGMEFEEFVLKFSKWYASIKKTKCACLVAIRSDESLNRYRTIKNNHKRKYLNYKWTTKISDDVFNAYPIYDWRVTDIWIANGKFKYLYNKIYDLMQQAGVSLAQQRLCQPFGDDQRKGLWLYQILEF, encoded by the coding sequence ATGAAAATTGGTCTAGAGTATGATGTAAATACAGCAGCTAGGCAGCGTATTAATGTTATTTTAGATGGATTTGAACACTTCTATGTTTCATTCTCCGGCGGGAAAGACTCTGGTGTACTCTTAAATCTAGTTATAGAAGAATCCAGAAAAAGAAATCGCTTACCTGTTGATGTACTAATTATAGATTTAGAAGCTCAGTATAAATGCACAATTGAATATATAAATGAAATGGTTTCAAAAAATGAAATAAATGCTTTTTGGGTTTGTCTTCCTCTTAGTTTAAGAAATTCAGTTTCACAGTTTCAACCTAAATGGATATGTTGGGATCCTGGGGTTTCTAATAAATGGTTACGAGATTTTCCAGATAGCGACGCCGTAATTAAAAATACAGATTATTTCCCATTTTATACATTTGGAATGGAATTCGAAGAATTCGTACTTAAATTCTCTAAATGGTATGCATCTATAAAAAAGACAAAATGTGCATGTTTAGTTGCTATTCGTTCTGATGAATCCCTAAATAGATATAGAACAATAAAAAACAATCATAAAAGAAAATACCTTAATTATAAGTGGACAACAAAAATTAGTGATGATGTTTTTAATGCGTATCCTATATATGATTGGAGAGTTACTGATATTTGGATTGCTAATGGTAAGTTTAAATATTTATATAATAAAATTTATGACTTAATGCAACAAGCAGGTGTTTCCTTAGCGCAGCAACGTCTATGTCAACCTTTTGGTGACGATCAAAGAAAGGGATTATGGTTATATCAAATACTCGAATTTTAG
- the tnpA gene encoding IS66 family insertion sequence element accessory protein TnpA, whose amino-acid sequence MQKDKKRTPEQWHALFESQQSSKLSAAEFCRNHNILPKTFSARKARWKQKINASTFLKVEALTSTIIATPQLPDIQLSIGKLRLTLPANTEPHWIGLLLKGYQS is encoded by the coding sequence ATGCAAAAAGATAAAAAGAGAACACCAGAGCAATGGCACGCTCTATTTGAATCTCAGCAATCTAGCAAGCTTAGTGCCGCTGAATTTTGTCGTAACCATAATATTCTGCCAAAGACATTTAGTGCACGTAAAGCACGATGGAAACAAAAGATTAACGCTTCTACTTTCTTGAAAGTAGAAGCGTTAACATCAACTATCATCGCCACTCCACAATTACCAGATATTCAACTTTCTATCGGAAAATTGCGATTAACATTGCCAGCTAATACTGAACCTCACTGGATAGGACTCTTATTAAAAGGGTATCAATCATGA
- the tnpB gene encoding IS66 family insertion sequence element accessory protein TnpB (TnpB, as the term is used for proteins encoded by IS66 family insertion elements, is considered an accessory protein, since TnpC, encoded by a neighboring gene, is a DDE family transposase.), with protein sequence MNVFTDVSTIYLHRDFVDFRKAINGLVVIVEQEMQLSPFSDALFIFCNKPRDKLKILYWDKTGFALWYKRLDEDRFKWPRNINNDTLALSEQQLTLLLQGFDILGHQPVHYQTTL encoded by the coding sequence ATGAATGTATTTACTGATGTTTCCACCATTTATCTTCATCGTGATTTTGTCGATTTTCGCAAGGCCATTAATGGCCTTGTCGTGATTGTTGAGCAAGAAATGCAACTATCACCGTTTAGTGATGCTCTATTTATATTTTGCAATAAGCCTCGTGATAAACTCAAAATATTGTATTGGGATAAAACAGGATTCGCTTTATGGTACAAGCGATTAGATGAAGACCGCTTCAAATGGCCACGAAATATAAATAACGATACGTTAGCATTATCAGAGCAGCAACTGACACTGCTATTACAAGGTTTTGATATCTTAGGACATCAACCGGTACATTATCAAACAACCCTTTAA
- a CDS encoding IS66-like element ISVsa2 family transposase: MTDKIKPLPDTIDELKALVLQLENKYNRLLEQFRLAQHQRFGKSSESDSTQFDLFNETEEEIIIENDDTQTITYTRQKPKRQRLPEDLPRTVIIHDIKDKTCKCCGLEMHAMGKDISEKLEFVPAKVEVIQHVRPKYACPNCEKNNTSVDIKQAPMPASPIPKGMANPSLLAQIITAKFQYSLPLYRQETVFQHGGIIIGRRTMADWLIKCSVLFTPLNNELHRILLEQPTLHCDETTVNVLDVEKAKCYMWVYCSGYDSPGSGVLPGIVLYDYQSSRHGYHPVNFLKGYNGYLHTDGYQGYEQTEAILVGCWAHARRRFIEAQRVQVKGKTGSADWVLSKIQKLYRIESLLKEASPEAKYVARQTEARDLLKELRDWLDSAVSRVSPKTKLGEAISYTLNQWDKLVRYIDDGLLSIDNNRAERAVKPFVIGRKNWLFSGSTAGADSSAMLYSIVETAKANGLIPYDYIRYCLDRLCVGSPDIDSLLPWNVKDKV, encoded by the coding sequence ATGACTGATAAAATAAAACCACTTCCTGATACCATTGACGAGCTGAAAGCACTTGTGCTTCAGCTTGAAAATAAATATAACCGTCTTCTAGAGCAATTTCGGCTGGCTCAACATCAGCGCTTTGGTAAAAGCAGTGAATCTGACTCGACTCAATTTGATTTATTCAATGAAACAGAAGAAGAAATCATCATTGAAAATGATGACACACAAACGATTACCTACACTCGTCAAAAGCCAAAACGCCAACGCTTACCTGAAGACTTACCGCGTACTGTTATTATCCACGACATAAAAGATAAAACTTGTAAGTGTTGCGGTCTAGAGATGCATGCGATGGGTAAAGACATCAGTGAAAAGTTGGAATTTGTACCAGCTAAAGTGGAAGTTATTCAACATGTTCGTCCTAAATATGCTTGCCCGAATTGTGAAAAAAACAATACTTCAGTAGACATTAAACAAGCCCCAATGCCAGCGTCACCAATCCCTAAAGGGATGGCAAACCCCAGTTTACTTGCTCAAATTATTACGGCTAAATTTCAATACAGTCTTCCACTTTATCGTCAAGAAACGGTATTTCAGCATGGGGGTATCATTATTGGACGGCGAACGATGGCGGATTGGTTAATAAAATGCTCGGTACTATTTACCCCTCTTAATAACGAGTTACATCGTATTTTGCTTGAACAACCCACTCTGCATTGTGATGAAACAACGGTAAATGTGTTGGATGTTGAAAAAGCAAAATGTTATATGTGGGTCTACTGCTCTGGCTATGATTCTCCAGGCTCTGGTGTTTTGCCTGGAATTGTACTTTATGATTATCAATCTAGCAGGCATGGCTACCATCCAGTTAACTTTTTAAAAGGTTATAACGGGTATTTACATACCGATGGTTACCAAGGTTATGAACAAACTGAAGCGATTTTAGTTGGCTGTTGGGCACACGCACGTCGACGATTTATTGAGGCTCAACGTGTTCAAGTAAAAGGGAAAACAGGGAGTGCAGATTGGGTATTGAGTAAAATCCAAAAGCTATACCGGATCGAATCGTTATTAAAAGAGGCTTCCCCTGAAGCCAAGTATGTTGCTAGGCAGACAGAAGCCCGCGATTTACTTAAAGAGCTCCGTGATTGGCTTGATAGCGCAGTTAGTCGAGTATCACCTAAAACAAAATTAGGTGAGGCGATTAGCTATACATTAAATCAATGGGATAAATTAGTTCGTTATATTGATGATGGATTGTTATCTATTGATAACAATCGAGCAGAGCGAGCGGTTAAACCGTTTGTTATCGGCCGGAAAAACTGGTTATTTTCGGGTTCAACGGCTGGTGCAGATTCAAGTGCAATGCTTTACAGCATTGTAGAAACAGCAAAGGCAAACGGATTAATCCCTTACGATTATATTAGGTATTGTCTAGATCGTTTATGTGTTGGATCGCCAGATATCGATTCACTTTTACCTTGGAATGTAAAAGACAAGGTGTAG
- the moeB gene encoding molybdopterin-synthase adenylyltransferase MoeB: MSELSDQEMLRYNRQIILRNFDFEGQEKLKDSTILIIGAGGLGCASTQYLAAAGLGSMTLVDDDVVELSNLQRQILHCDDTIGEKKVISAKNALNRINPNCHITPIDKRLSDDELRVLISSHDLVLDGTDNVETRNQLNRLCFESKTPLISGAAIRMEGQVSVYTYQDNEPCYQCLSSLFGEQALTCVEAGVMSPVVGIIGVTQALEAIKVLTNYGHPLIGKLLILDALSMNWREMKLAKTPHCSVCGK; the protein is encoded by the coding sequence ATGTCTGAATTATCTGATCAAGAGATGCTGCGCTATAATCGTCAAATCATTTTGAGAAATTTTGATTTTGAAGGCCAAGAGAAACTCAAAGACAGCACCATTCTCATTATTGGTGCTGGCGGGTTAGGTTGTGCTTCAACCCAGTATTTAGCGGCTGCCGGATTAGGGTCAATGACACTAGTTGATGATGACGTTGTCGAACTCTCAAACTTACAACGTCAAATTTTGCATTGCGACGATACCATTGGTGAAAAGAAAGTCATTTCAGCGAAAAATGCCTTAAACCGTATTAATCCTAATTGTCATATTACCCCTATTGATAAGCGTTTATCTGATGATGAGTTACGTGTTCTTATTTCATCTCATGATTTAGTGTTAGATGGCACCGATAACGTAGAAACCAGAAATCAGTTAAACCGACTATGCTTTGAATCTAAAACACCGTTAATCTCAGGTGCGGCAATTCGTATGGAAGGCCAAGTGAGCGTTTATACTTATCAAGACAACGAGCCTTGTTATCAATGCTTAAGTAGCTTATTTGGTGAGCAGGCGCTTACTTGTGTTGAAGCCGGCGTAATGTCTCCTGTTGTTGGCATTATTGGTGTAACACAAGCTCTTGAGGCCATCAAGGTATTAACTAATTACGGACACCCCTTAATCGGGAAACTTCTGATCTTAGATGCCCTTTCAATGAACTGGCGTGAGATGAAATTAGCAAAAACACCCCACTGTTCTGTATGCGGTAAATAG
- the moeA gene encoding molybdopterin molybdotransferase MoeA: protein MDCCATQGLIPVETALDTLLSQVTPISLAKTLPLSDAIGFVLAEDICSPINVPPFANSAMDGYAVRLSDLALSLTLPVTGKSFAGIPFEGEWQEQSTIRIMTGAKIPVGCDAVIMQELTSDSDGNITFDVTLSDIKPQTNIRPIGDDVSQGQTVLEKGHRLTPRDIPLIASLGINDIPVVHKPKVAFFSTGDELTPLGQPLEDGQIYDSNRYGIKVLIERFGCEAIDLGIIPDCPQTLRDVFLKADKEADVVVTSGGVSVGEADYTKDILDELGQIGFWKLAIKPGKPFAFGQLPDSYFCGLPGNPVSAMLTMYVLVQPMLAKLAGHSKWEAPKAIPAVATTVFKKRPGRTDYQRGIYSINDKGQFEVATTGNQGSGAFSSMSIANCFVVLERERDRVSVGETVNIELFNASLY, encoded by the coding sequence ATGGATTGCTGCGCAACTCAAGGTCTCATCCCCGTAGAAACGGCATTGGATACCCTTTTATCTCAAGTTACCCCTATTTCATTAGCAAAAACATTGCCTCTCTCTGATGCCATTGGTTTTGTTTTGGCTGAAGATATTTGCTCCCCAATTAACGTTCCTCCTTTTGCAAACTCAGCAATGGATGGTTATGCAGTTCGTCTGTCTGATTTAGCACTCTCTCTGACATTACCAGTTACAGGTAAGTCTTTTGCTGGCATTCCTTTTGAAGGAGAATGGCAAGAACAAAGCACAATTAGAATCATGACTGGAGCGAAGATCCCTGTTGGTTGTGATGCCGTTATTATGCAAGAACTCACCTCGGATTCTGATGGTAACATTACGTTTGATGTCACTCTTTCTGATATAAAACCTCAAACCAATATTCGTCCGATTGGTGATGATGTTTCACAAGGACAAACCGTCTTAGAGAAAGGTCACCGCTTAACACCAAGAGACATTCCATTAATTGCTTCACTTGGTATTAATGATATTCCCGTCGTTCATAAACCTAAAGTTGCCTTTTTCTCAACGGGTGACGAACTGACACCATTAGGTCAACCACTAGAAGATGGTCAGATCTATGACAGTAATCGCTACGGTATTAAAGTATTAATCGAGAGATTTGGTTGTGAAGCCATTGACCTTGGTATTATTCCAGATTGCCCACAAACGCTAAGAGACGTCTTTCTTAAAGCTGATAAAGAAGCGGATGTGGTGGTGACATCAGGTGGTGTGAGCGTTGGTGAAGCCGATTACACAAAAGACATCTTAGATGAATTAGGCCAAATTGGCTTTTGGAAATTAGCCATAAAACCGGGTAAACCTTTTGCCTTTGGTCAGCTGCCTGATTCTTATTTCTGTGGTTTACCGGGAAACCCCGTTTCTGCGATGTTAACAATGTATGTATTGGTTCAGCCGATGCTAGCGAAACTTGCAGGTCACTCTAAATGGGAAGCTCCTAAAGCGATCCCAGCAGTGGCAACGACGGTCTTTAAAAAACGTCCTGGTCGTACTGATTATCAACGCGGTATTTACTCCATTAATGATAAAGGTCAATTTGAAGTGGCCACTACGGGCAATCAAGGTTCAGGAGCATTTAGCTCAATGAGTATTGCTAATTGTTTTGTTGTTCTGGAACGAGAGCGTGATCGTGTTAGTGTTGGCGAAACCGTTAATATCGAACTATTTAACGCCTCTCTTTATTAG
- the folE gene encoding GTP cyclohydrolase I FolE, whose product MSSFSESAILVRDALVARGLETPMKENGISREEKKERIEEHMREILSLLTLDLSDDSLEETPHRIAKMYVDEIFSGLDYANFPKITVIENKMNCDEMVRVNDITLTSTCEHHLVTIDGKATVAYIPREKIIGLSKINRIVRFFAQRPQVQERMTQQILVALQTLLGSDDVAITMEATHYCVKSRGVMDATSSTTTTALGGIFKRNPATRHEFLSGIR is encoded by the coding sequence ATGTCATCATTCAGTGAATCAGCCATTTTGGTGCGTGATGCTCTTGTTGCGCGTGGCCTTGAGACGCCAATGAAAGAAAATGGAATTAGTCGTGAAGAGAAAAAAGAACGTATTGAAGAGCATATGCGTGAGATTTTATCTCTGCTTACTCTCGACCTTAGTGATGACAGCCTTGAAGAGACGCCTCATCGAATTGCTAAGATGTACGTTGATGAAATCTTTTCTGGGTTAGATTATGCGAATTTCCCTAAAATTACCGTCATTGAAAATAAAATGAACTGTGATGAAATGGTTCGAGTGAACGACATTACATTAACGAGTACGTGTGAACATCATTTAGTGACTATTGATGGAAAAGCCACCGTTGCTTATATTCCTCGTGAAAAGATCATTGGTCTGTCGAAGATTAATCGTATTGTTCGATTTTTTGCCCAGCGTCCTCAAGTTCAAGAGCGTATGACACAGCAAATATTAGTGGCACTGCAAACATTACTTGGCAGTGATGATGTTGCGATCACAATGGAAGCGACACATTATTGTGTTAAGTCTCGTGGTGTCATGGATGCGACGAGTAGCACAACGACAACTGCGCTTGGCGGGATTTTCAAACGTAATCCAGCGACAAGACATGAATTTTTAAGTGGCATTCGTTAA
- the cls gene encoding cardiolipin synthase encodes MDKFYQALTIVSFILYWLLVAGVTIRVVFKPRPVGVSLAWLMVIYILPVIGVMAYFLIGELNLGRTRGERAKAMFTPYEQWFAQVHHCQSHQPHSISHRISSIHNLCSNRLGIPALSGDTLSLLNTPSEILTAIIRDIEKAEHEINMEFYIWHHGGLADGVASALIQAAKRGVTVNVLLDSAGSIDFFKSHRPRMLRESGVNIVEALSVSPFRMFFRRLDLRLHRKIVVIDNKIAYTGSMNLVDPQYFKQNSGVGQWVDVMVRITGPNVAILNTIYAWDWEVETGIRALPTIPECPFEIDPFNHTTQVVPSGPGMPDDIIQQVLITAINQARESLTITTPYFVPSELLLHTLRTTAHRGVKVTLILPKKNDSLMVSWASKSFFETLLNAGVHIFEFKGGLLHTKSVVIDNNYCIIGTVNLDMRSFWLNFEVRLIVDDPEFTKQLTWVLDGYLEHSDAIVLENWQQRNWAHRFTERFFSMFSPLL; translated from the coding sequence ATGGATAAGTTCTACCAAGCACTCACTATCGTTAGCTTTATCTTGTATTGGCTTTTAGTCGCCGGGGTAACGATTCGTGTCGTCTTTAAACCAAGGCCTGTAGGCGTCTCTCTTGCTTGGTTAATGGTTATTTATATCCTTCCCGTTATTGGTGTAATGGCTTATTTTTTAATTGGTGAGCTTAATTTAGGCCGTACTCGTGGTGAACGAGCAAAAGCAATGTTTACTCCTTATGAACAGTGGTTTGCTCAAGTTCATCACTGTCAGTCTCATCAGCCTCATTCTATTTCACATCGAATTTCATCCATTCATAATTTGTGTTCAAATCGATTAGGTATTCCAGCATTAAGTGGCGACACCCTTTCTTTATTAAATACCCCGTCAGAAATTCTGACCGCCATTATTCGAGATATTGAAAAAGCAGAACATGAAATCAATATGGAATTCTACATTTGGCATCATGGTGGATTAGCCGATGGTGTCGCAAGCGCATTAATTCAAGCGGCTAAACGAGGCGTAACCGTTAATGTTTTACTGGATTCGGCTGGGAGTATTGATTTTTTCAAAAGCCACAGGCCAAGAATGTTACGAGAATCTGGGGTCAATATTGTTGAAGCCTTAAGCGTGAGTCCATTTCGTATGTTCTTTAGACGACTTGACCTACGATTACATCGAAAAATTGTCGTTATCGATAATAAAATTGCCTATACAGGATCAATGAATTTAGTCGATCCTCAATATTTCAAACAAAATTCGGGCGTAGGCCAATGGGTTGACGTAATGGTTCGTATTACCGGCCCTAATGTAGCGATCTTAAATACGATTTATGCATGGGATTGGGAAGTAGAAACGGGAATACGAGCACTGCCAACAATACCTGAATGCCCATTTGAAATAGACCCATTTAACCACACTACTCAGGTAGTGCCTTCGGGTCCGGGTATGCCAGATGACATTATTCAGCAAGTATTGATCACCGCAATTAATCAAGCTAGAGAATCACTCACAATCACAACACCTTATTTTGTTCCTAGTGAGTTATTGCTCCATACTTTAAGAACCACAGCTCACCGAGGAGTAAAAGTTACGTTAATTTTACCCAAGAAGAACGATTCATTAATGGTAAGTTGGGCTTCAAAATCATTCTTTGAAACGCTTCTAAACGCAGGGGTTCATATCTTTGAGTTTAAAGGCGGGTTATTGCATACTAAATCAGTGGTCATTGATAATAACTATTGCATTATTGGTACCGTGAATTTAGATATGCGCAGCTTCTGGTTGAATTTTGAAGTCCGTTTGATTGTTGATGATCCTGAATTTACAAAACAATTAACGTGGGTATTAGATGGCTACCTAGAACATTCTGATGCGATTGTTTTAGAAAATTGGCAGCAACGAAATTGGGCTCATCGATTTACTGAGCGTTTCTTCTCTATGTTTAGCCCCTTACTTTAA
- a CDS encoding sodium-dependent transporter, which yields MDSNASRGQFTSKLGFIMAAAGSAVGLGNVWGFPTKAASNGGAAFLLMYLLMVFLLAFPMLVAELTIGRHGQSNPIASLKKIWTKNKLAAGVFGFIAMLAASMILSFYSILAGWLMGFAAAPILEIIGLQSVADWLVNFGDSRNVVLTILFSVFTIYVVQKGVADGIEKWSTRLMPMLFILFGIMIAYIFTQDGAMEGLKMYLVPDFSHINSGLLVDAMGQAFFSLSLGVGSMMVYGSYLKKDVNIPKTAAQVAAIDTSVAFAAGLLILPAMFVAKNNGVEIFNEAGQLISSGDLVFAVLPAMFETMGGMGVVLGTAFFVLMVIAALTSSISLLEVPVSCAQEELKTDRTKATWLIGGAILVLSLFIVFNFGTLFGLIADISTVYMQPLLGVVWAIIVGWIWNRNKVLEEIKQGNPEIAQGLFWKIWPWYVRVVCPVAILVVFMVSIL from the coding sequence ATGGATAGTAATGCTTCAAGAGGTCAGTTTACCTCAAAATTAGGTTTTATTATGGCAGCTGCAGGTTCAGCTGTTGGTTTAGGTAATGTATGGGGTTTTCCTACAAAAGCTGCCAGTAACGGTGGCGCTGCTTTTTTATTAATGTACCTTTTAATGGTTTTCCTATTGGCTTTCCCTATGTTAGTCGCAGAGCTAACCATTGGTCGTCATGGGCAATCTAACCCTATTGCTTCTCTAAAGAAAATTTGGACTAAAAATAAGCTCGCCGCTGGAGTGTTTGGTTTTATTGCCATGTTGGCCGCTTCTATGATTTTAAGTTTTTATTCTATTCTTGCTGGTTGGTTAATGGGCTTTGCTGCTGCTCCTATTTTAGAAATCATAGGCCTACAAAGTGTTGCTGATTGGCTAGTGAATTTTGGTGACAGTCGTAATGTGGTATTAACGATTCTATTTTCTGTATTTACTATTTATGTTGTTCAGAAAGGTGTTGCTGATGGTATTGAAAAGTGGTCAACACGTTTAATGCCAATGCTATTTATATTATTCGGGATCATGATTGCTTATATCTTTACTCAAGATGGTGCAATGGAAGGCCTTAAAATGTATCTAGTGCCTGACTTCTCTCACATCAATAGTGGTTTGTTAGTCGATGCTATGGGGCAAGCCTTTTTCTCTCTATCATTAGGTGTTGGCTCAATGATGGTATACGGTTCATATTTAAAGAAAGATGTGAATATTCCTAAAACGGCAGCTCAAGTAGCGGCGATTGATACCAGTGTTGCTTTTGCCGCAGGTCTTCTTATTCTTCCTGCGATGTTTGTTGCTAAAAATAATGGCGTTGAGATATTTAATGAAGCGGGTCAATTGATCAGTTCTGGTGACCTTGTCTTTGCTGTGTTACCTGCGATGTTTGAAACGATGGGGGGAATGGGTGTTGTTTTAGGTACGGCTTTCTTTGTACTCATGGTAATTGCTGCATTAACGTCTTCGATCTCACTGCTTGAAGTCCCTGTTTCTTGTGCGCAAGAAGAGTTAAAAACGGACAGAACAAAAGCAACGTGGCTTATTGGCGGAGCAATTCTTGTTCTAAGCTTATTTATTGTCTTTAATTTTGGCACATTGTTTGGATTGATTGCAGACATCTCTACGGTTTATATGCAACCGCTGCTAGGGGTTGTTTGGGCTATCATTGTTGGTTGGATTTGGAATCGTAATAAGGTATTAGAAGAGATCAAACAAGGTAACCCTGAGATTGCACAAGGACTATTCTGGAAAATTTGGCCTTGGTATGTACGAGTAGTATGTCCTGTCGCTATTCTTGTTGTATTTATGGTTTCTATTCTTTAA
- a CDS encoding YchJ family protein: MSKSNHCPCGTKKNYSVCCEPIHNQHELAKTPELLMRSRYSAHVKQLVQYIIDTYHPSCHAEEFRDGIVESTELEWRKLKVLSSHLSTMSPYEGFVSFKATYSENNQLHQLKEHSRFLKENGKWYYIDGEIE, translated from the coding sequence ATGTCTAAAAGCAACCATTGCCCTTGTGGCACTAAAAAAAATTATTCAGTTTGTTGTGAACCTATTCATAATCAACATGAACTAGCAAAAACACCCGAACTACTAATGCGTTCACGTTATTCAGCTCATGTTAAACAACTTGTTCAGTACATTATTGATACCTACCATCCCTCTTGTCATGCAGAAGAATTTAGAGACGGTATTGTCGAATCCACAGAATTAGAGTGGCGAAAGCTAAAAGTACTATCAAGTCACTTATCAACAATGAGTCCTTATGAGGGTTTCGTTTCTTTTAAAGCAACATACTCAGAAAACAATCAACTTCATCAACTAAAAGAGCACTCTCGTTTTCTTAAAGAAAATGGCAAATGGTATTACATTGATGGTGAAATTGAATAA